Proteins found in one Pocillopora verrucosa isolate sample1 chromosome 12, ASM3666991v2, whole genome shotgun sequence genomic segment:
- the LOC131783400 gene encoding uncharacterized protein isoform X1, giving the protein MELKGMNIWLPILVLFWTGSTGYSYSAHEVWHSESMRDNIDDNFDIVFPERINKGRTKRDLSTGSKNGHDEEATFKLRAFGKDVVVEVHLNKIVSSPQFTLRYFKENGQLVHRKEAPPNCQYQGHLKGHEAQSTVILDTCHGLSGLIEDEESRMYIEPYPEKGEGAHKIFKTKDGKKKIFLCGTSLNGNTTADGLSNSLTKFRIKREAEESVYKKYLTTTKTRYTELMIIVDNAVYKKYKQDINDVKRRVFTLVNAVDTIYRKINIRVVLSALEIWTDEDHVPFVKRAGDDLRNFGSHHSSREAGVTYDSIHLLRGVMWDDYGGMAYRGEICTRRSLGVDAWNYWGSLGPWLALSHELGHNFNFDHDNIWSCKCLSPRGCVMGSFKTRVPGFSDCNLLNMTKIDDSCLYNLPKKAENSRCGNGIPEPGEQCDCGTPEECRVRDPCCQPNDCRLKKSSQCSDAQNKCCRKCQFSPLGTLCRKSIGVCDVAEVCSGKSAQCPLDDHVKDGSLCAGRGKSFCYHGKCAASADFQCRALWGAGASSAPRACYEKLNIEAQGFGTCSGQTNLPCAREHAVCGQLQCSSPRDRPVVDYGSYYELKVLPTGEKCRAAIRKGGNGKEFDGMVKDGTVCGNNKICVKNQCTHVGRLISTTCPRAGDGKECAGKGTCTNKGKCHCLGNLDPDTACTTAKQVRHGRWGAWSKWSPCSKVCGGGMKTRYRFCDSPAPAHGGRDCGRKRTEKSSCNTDNCPVAHSCHHLLSLGKQTGVQFPDGVYTINPDGKGPVKTYCDMTHDGGGWTLLVTSHTNTWTADNIKQRNPNRPTLNGDFSILYKADDIKNSLNVAGEWFEYRIEGHESGRWGGIWRAPREYTFVATDNKQTFVELVKKFDNWKYDDYGVEKRMPWISGPKLTTSWNATGDRQWGTLIANSKIFFPAPWLDGKDLEQHPVNIWYWVREQSFSPPRSCAEIQLRGSYSKPLTDGLYTIKPGHRQVQTFCKFSDHGGAWTLVLTSASDNGWARDNVKSRNTHNPSLSSDFSLLGMADNITKMKHFQYLMEEDGAKTWEGVWTGNAGCSFTSGRSDGACVKLVHEQGHWDASQVQSTKRLPRLTTSGYTLLTSADDQTNLNGAIVLDATHGVSRARTGTKRLWVREGTWRSCNEIKSENRGNKAAEKDGLYFILRNSHEYLPVYCDMTSEQGAYTLLVTSASNGWKKNEVKLKNPTRPLLSRDYSILEYADQIKALSGAKRFKYRLEANERRHWGGVWTAPMRYSFVNENNQQTDVALVKRYNVWRYNWQDSLEKRMPWLGARSGLLTTSTHSDYSEWGTIISEKTSNNPAPWIYGAMTNPGLIWYWMNEGKIDKKPTPVYLAESPIRAYGGFCLQPESKDCSPADNTRLVYIKDTPECSKDYMMFTLHNDILTHKCSGKKVCPLGTVTWQTSLVLSSTCQSDASKFQRTVYTTLRHTASGFCVHPLSGTPISSTTAIMWKDDCSEDRLRLDFLKLQVFHSPVQVPGGFCLQPESASCNPADNSPLVYHQSPRCDKYYMYFTYKDEVLMHTCSGKRVCPEGRGVTADMRLVLSSTCDLNVSKFQRTPHKTLKHKASGFCVHPYRGQPMEGVPAVFWKDDCNEQRLILDLYKLRGPG; this is encoded by the exons ATGGAGCTAAAAG GAATGAACATATGGCTCcctattttggttttgttttggacCGGAAGCACAGGGTACTCATACTCGGCGCACGAAg taTGGCACAGCGAGTCAATGAGAGACAATATCGATGACAATTTCGATATTGTATTTCCTGAAAGAATCAATAAGGGACGCACAAAGAGAGATCTTTCCACAGGATCAAAG AATGGCCATGACGAGGAGGCGACATTTAAGCTGAGAGCTTTCGGTAAAGATGTTGTGGTGGAAGTTCATCTTAACAA GATAGTTTCTTCACCACAGTTTACTCTTcgttattttaaagaaaacggCCAGTTGGTTCATAGAAAG GAGGCACCGCCTAACTGCCAATATCAAGGTCACCTGAAAGGTCATGAGGCGCAGTCAACGGTCATCCTTGATACTTGTCATGGATTAAG tgGCTTGATTGAAGACGAGGAGAGTAGAATGTACATAGAACCTTACCCAGAAAAG ggagaaggAGCGCACAAGATATTCAAGACGAAAGAcggaaagaagaaaatatttctatGTG GAACCAGTTTGAATGGGAATACCACAGCAGATGGACTGAGCAattcattaacaaaatttaGG ATTAAACGGGAAGCTGAAGAGTCAGTGTATAAGAAGTACTTGACAACAACGAAAACTCGCTATACGGAGTTAATGATCATTGTTGACAATGCTGTG tACAAGAAATACAAGCAAGACATTAACGACGTGAAACGAAGAGTTTTTACACTAGTAAATGCTGTCGACACG ATTTATCGAAAGATCAACATTCGAGTTGTTTTATCAGCGCTCGAAATCTGGACAGACGAGGATCACGTCCCTTTTGTTAAGAGAGCCGGCGATGATTTAAGAAACTTCGGGAGTCATCACTCCAGCAGAGAAGCCGGAGTCACCTACGACAGTATACACCTGTTGAG GGGCGTAATGTGGGACGATTATGGTGGAATGGCGTACAGAGGAGAGATTTGTACCAGACGATCGCTGGGCGTTGATGCG TGGAACTACTGGGGTTCCCTCGGTCCTTGGTTAGCATTATCTCATGAACTTGGACACAACTTTAACTTTGACCACGATAACA TTTGGTCTTGTAAGTGCCTTTCACCTCGTGGATGTGTTATGGGTTCCTTCAA GACCCGAGTTCCTGGTTTCTCCGACTGTAACTTGCTTAACATGACAAAGATTGACGACAGTTGTCTTTACAATCTTCCAAAAAAG GCAGAGAACTCTAGATGCGGTAATGGTATTCCAGAGCCTGGAGAGCAATGTGATTGTGGTACACCAGAG GAATGTAGGGTACGAGATCCCTGCTGTCAGCCAAATGACTGCCGCTTGAAGAAATCCTCCCAATGTAGTGACGCGCAAAACAAATGTTGCCGGAAGTGTCAA TTTTCCCCACTTGGAACGCTGTGCCGTAAAAGCATAGGAGTCTGTGATGTGGCAGAAGTTTGTTCCGGAAAGTCTGCTCAG TGTCCTCTAGATGACCATGTCAAAGACGGAAGCTTATGTGCAGGGAGGGGAAAG TCATTTTGTTATCATGGAAAATGTGCAGCATCAGCGGATTTTCAATGCCGAGCTCTTTGGGGAGCAG GTGCTTCAAGTGCTCCCCGCGCTTGTTATGAAAAACTAAATATTGAGGCGCAAGGCTTTGGAACTTGCAGTGGGCAGACAAATCTTCCTTGTGCAAGAGA GCATGCTGTATGTGGTCAGCTGCAGTGCTCTTCGCCAAGAGATCGGCCAGTAGTGGATTATGGGAGTTACTATGAATTAAAAGTTCTGCCCACAGGAGAGAAATGCAG GGCGGCTATTCGTAAGGGAGGAAATGGGAAGGAGTTTGATGGAATGGTCAAAGATGGAACAGTGTGTGGTAACAACAAG ATTTGTGTTAAAAATCAATGCACCCATGTTGGTCGACTGATTTCAACGACGTGTCCAAGAGCAGGTGATGGCAAGGAATGCGCGGGCAAAGGG ACATGCACGAATAAGGGAAAATGTCACTGTCTGGGAAATTTAGATCCGGATACAGCCTGCACAACAG CGAAACAAGTGCGCCATGGCCGCTGGGGCGCATGGTCTAAATGGAGCCCATGTTCAAAAGTTTGTGGAGGAGGAATGAAGACAAGGTATCGCTTCTGTGACAGTCCAGCCCCAGCACATGGAGGAAGAGACTGTGGTagaaaaaggacagaaaaatCTTCCTGTAACACCGACAATTGTCCAG TGGCACATTCTTGTCATCATCTTTTGTCTCTGGGAAAGCAAACTGGCGTCCAGTTCCCAGACGGAGTGTACACAATCAATCCGGACGGAAAGGGGCCGGTGAAGACATACTGCGATATGACACATGACGGTGGCGGCTGGACACTTTTGGTCACAAGCCACACAAACACGTGGACAGCTGATAACATCAAACAGAGAAATCCGAATAGGCCGACATTAAATGgagatttttccattttgtacAAAGCAGACGACatcaaaaacagtttaaatGTTGCCGGGGAATGGTTCGAGTATCGAATTGAAGGCCACGAAAGTG gTCGCTGGGGTGGAATCTGGCGTGCTCCACGTGAGTACACTTTTGTTGCTACGGACAACAAGCAGACGTTTGTCGAGTTGGTGAAGAAATTCGACAATTGGAAATACGACGATTATGGAGTGGAGAAAAGAATGCCTTGGATTTCTGGTCCTAAGTTAACGACTTCTTGGAATGCCACTGGAGACCGTCAATGGGGAACTCTGATCG CcaattctaaaattttctttccggCGCCTTGGTTGGACGGCAAAGATCTTGAACAGCACCCAGTGAACATTTGGTACTGGGTCAGGGAACAGAGCTTTAGTCCTCCGAGGTCATGTGCTGAGATCCAGCTGAGAGGTTCATATAGTAAACCGTTGACAG atgGTTTGTATACTATTAAGCCTGGTCATCGTCAAGTTCAGACCTTTTGTAAATTCAGTGACCATGGTGGGGCCTGGACTCTAGTATTGACAAGCGCAAGCGATAATGGATGGGCAAGAGATAACGTGAAGTCAAGAAATACCCACAATCCTTCGCTGTCCTCTGACTTCTCCCTATTAGGGATGGCAGACAACATTACGAAAATGAAACACTTTCAG TATTTGATGGAGGAAGATGGCGCCAAGACTTGGGAAGGAGTCTGGACAGGAAACGCTGGTTGCTCATTTACCTCTGGTCGATCAGACGGAGCATGCGTGAAATTAGTTCACGAGCAGGGACACTGGGATGCCAGTCAAGTACAGTCCACCAAGCGTCTGCCACGTCTAACAACTTCCGGTTATACATTACTGACGAGTGCTGACGATCAGACAAATCTCAATGGTGCCATTGTGTTGGATGCAACACATGGTGTAAGTCGAGCGAGAACAGGCACGAAAAGACTCTGGGTGCGCGAGGGAACCTG GAGATCCtgcaatgaaattaaaagtgaaaaccGTGGAAACAAGGCAGCGGAGAAGGACGGACTTTACTTTATTCTGAGGAACTCCCATGAGTACTTGCCCGTTTATTGTGATATGACGTCAGAGCAAGGAGCTTACACTCTACTCGTCACCAGTGCTTCGAATGGTTGGAAAAAGAACGAAGTCAAACTCAAGAACCCCACGAGGCCGTTGTTATCGAGGGACTACTCCATACTTGAGTATGCTGATCAGATTAAGGCTTTAAGTGGTGCAAAAAGGTTTAAGTATCGTCTGGAGGCTAACGAGAGAAGACACTGGGGCGGAGTTTGGACGGCTCCAATGAGATACAG CTTTGTTAACGAAAATAACCAGCAGACAGACGTTGCTCTCGTGAAACGTTATAACGTTTGGAGATATAACTGGCAAGACTCACTTGAGAAGCGCATGCCATGGTTAGGAGCAAGATCAGGTTTATTAACAACTTCGACACACTCGGATTATTCTGAATGGGGAACGATCATCTCCGAAAAAACATCGAACAATCCTGCTCCTTGGATATACGGTGCAATGACGAACCCAGGCTTGATCTGGTATTGGATGAACGAGGgtaaaattgacaaaaagcCAACTCCAG TTTATCTTGCAGAAAGTCCGATCAGAGCCTACGGTGGTTTTTGTCTTCAGCCTGAGAGTAAGGATTGCAGTCCGGCGGACAATACCAGACTGGTTTATATAAAGGATACGCCAGAATGTTCAAAGGATTACATGATGTTCACCCTTCACAATGATATTCTTACTCATAAATGTAGTGGAAAGAAAGTTTGTCCTTTAG GAACAGTGACCTGGCAAACATCGCTGGTCTTATCAAGCACGTGCCAATCAGATGCGTCCAAATTCCAAAG GACTGTTTATACAACTCTGAGACATACAGCATCCGGGTTCTGTGTACATCCCTTATCCGGGACACCAATAAGCAGTACGACAGCCATAATGTGGAAAGATGATTGCAGCGAAGACAGACTTCGACTTGACTTCCTCAAGTTACAAG TTTTTCACAGTCCAGTACAAGTACCTGGGGGGTTCTGCCTTCAACCAGAAAGCGCCAGTTGTAATCCAGCGGACAACAGTCCACTTGTCTATCACCAGTCCCCTCGATGCGACAAATATTACATGTACTTCACTTACAAAGATGAAGTCCTTATGCATACTTGCAGTGGGAAGAGAGTCTGTCCCGAGG GAAGAGGAGTTACAGCGGATATGCGTCTGGTTCTCTCCAGTACCTGTGATTTAAATGTGTCGAAATTTCAAAG GACCCCTCACAAAACATTGAAACATAAGGCCTCGGGCTTTTGCGTCCATCCATACAGAGGTCAACCCATGGAGGGAGTCCCTGCTGTTTTTTGGAAAGACGATTGTAACGAACAGAGGCTCATACTGGATCTTTATAAGCTCAGGG gtccTGGATGA
- the LOC131783427 gene encoding retinol dehydrogenase 8-like, with amino-acid sequence MASPQIVLISGCSSGIGLATAVFLAKDAEKRFKVYATMRNLAKKGQLEEEGKEYLGDTLVIKQMDVCSDESVQKAVKEVLDTEGRIDVLFNNAGTLVMSALECVPIKVTKELFEVNVFGALRLIQAVLPSMKARESGLIINNSSHHGVVGVPFVEIYSSSKFAVEGLTESMAPLLRQFNIRCCLLQPGPVETPVRSKASDWSQESVDLTTLDAKTKSLMEAVNEYFGKILGETMQSSEEIAQVVQEIILGQKKSLRLQTNVKYGPGEIAAKLADPTGDALISIVAKRYFNE; translated from the exons ATGGCTTCTCCCCAAATCGTGTTGATTTCTGGCTGTTCTAGTGGCATTGGACTCGCTACAGCAGTGTTTCTCGCCAAAGATGCCGAGAAACGCTTCAAGGTTTATGCCACCATGAGAAATCTGGCGAAGAAAGGACAATTGGAGGAAGAAGGAAAGGAATATCTTGGAGACACACTGGTCATTAAACAGATGGATGTATGCAGCGACGAGTCAGTGCAGAAAGCTGTGAAGGAAGTGTTGGACACAGAGGGAAGAATTGATGTATTGT tTAACAACGCTGGTACTCTTGTTATGTCAGCGCTGGAATGTGTCCCCATCAAAGTCACCAAGGAGCTATTTGAAGTCAACGTCTTCGGGGCACTGAGATTAATCCAGGCCGTGCTACCGAGCATGAAAGCGAGGGAGAGTGGGCTAATCATTAATAACAGCAGCCATCACGGTGTTGTTGGAGTTCCTTTCGTGGAAATTTACAGCTCGTCAAAGTTTGCTGTAGAAGGTCTGACAGAGAGTATGGCTCCACTACTCCGTCAGTTTAACATAAG ATGCTGTCTGTTGCAACCAGGCCCCGTTGAAACTCCTGTAAGGTCGAAAGCGAGCGACTGGAGTCAAGAGAGCGTGGACTTGACAACCTTGGACGCCAAGACGAAAAGTTTGATGGAAGCGGTTAATGAATATTTTGGCAAAATACTCGGTGAAACTATGCAGAGCAGTGAAGAAATTGCGCAAGTTGTGCAGGAAATCATATTAGGGCAGAAAAAAAGCCTGCGACTACAAACCAATGTAAAATACGGCCCCGGTGAAATTGCTGCCAAATTAGCTGATCCTACGGGGGACGCATTGATCAGTATTGTGGCTAAACGTTATTTTAATGAATAA
- the LOC131783400 gene encoding uncharacterized protein isoform X2 has product MNIWLPILVLFWTGSTGYSYSAHEVWHSESMRDNIDDNFDIVFPERINKGRTKRDLSTGSKNGHDEEATFKLRAFGKDVVVEVHLNKIVSSPQFTLRYFKENGQLVHRKEAPPNCQYQGHLKGHEAQSTVILDTCHGLSGLIEDEESRMYIEPYPEKGEGAHKIFKTKDGKKKIFLCGTSLNGNTTADGLSNSLTKFRIKREAEESVYKKYLTTTKTRYTELMIIVDNAVYKKYKQDINDVKRRVFTLVNAVDTIYRKINIRVVLSALEIWTDEDHVPFVKRAGDDLRNFGSHHSSREAGVTYDSIHLLRGVMWDDYGGMAYRGEICTRRSLGVDAWNYWGSLGPWLALSHELGHNFNFDHDNIWSCKCLSPRGCVMGSFKTRVPGFSDCNLLNMTKIDDSCLYNLPKKAENSRCGNGIPEPGEQCDCGTPEECRVRDPCCQPNDCRLKKSSQCSDAQNKCCRKCQFSPLGTLCRKSIGVCDVAEVCSGKSAQCPLDDHVKDGSLCAGRGKSFCYHGKCAASADFQCRALWGAGASSAPRACYEKLNIEAQGFGTCSGQTNLPCAREHAVCGQLQCSSPRDRPVVDYGSYYELKVLPTGEKCRAAIRKGGNGKEFDGMVKDGTVCGNNKICVKNQCTHVGRLISTTCPRAGDGKECAGKGTCTNKGKCHCLGNLDPDTACTTAKQVRHGRWGAWSKWSPCSKVCGGGMKTRYRFCDSPAPAHGGRDCGRKRTEKSSCNTDNCPVAHSCHHLLSLGKQTGVQFPDGVYTINPDGKGPVKTYCDMTHDGGGWTLLVTSHTNTWTADNIKQRNPNRPTLNGDFSILYKADDIKNSLNVAGEWFEYRIEGHESGRWGGIWRAPREYTFVATDNKQTFVELVKKFDNWKYDDYGVEKRMPWISGPKLTTSWNATGDRQWGTLIANSKIFFPAPWLDGKDLEQHPVNIWYWVREQSFSPPRSCAEIQLRGSYSKPLTDGLYTIKPGHRQVQTFCKFSDHGGAWTLVLTSASDNGWARDNVKSRNTHNPSLSSDFSLLGMADNITKMKHFQYLMEEDGAKTWEGVWTGNAGCSFTSGRSDGACVKLVHEQGHWDASQVQSTKRLPRLTTSGYTLLTSADDQTNLNGAIVLDATHGVSRARTGTKRLWVREGTWRSCNEIKSENRGNKAAEKDGLYFILRNSHEYLPVYCDMTSEQGAYTLLVTSASNGWKKNEVKLKNPTRPLLSRDYSILEYADQIKALSGAKRFKYRLEANERRHWGGVWTAPMRYSFVNENNQQTDVALVKRYNVWRYNWQDSLEKRMPWLGARSGLLTTSTHSDYSEWGTIISEKTSNNPAPWIYGAMTNPGLIWYWMNEGKIDKKPTPVYLAESPIRAYGGFCLQPESKDCSPADNTRLVYIKDTPECSKDYMMFTLHNDILTHKCSGKKVCPLGTVTWQTSLVLSSTCQSDASKFQRTVYTTLRHTASGFCVHPLSGTPISSTTAIMWKDDCSEDRLRLDFLKLQVFHSPVQVPGGFCLQPESASCNPADNSPLVYHQSPRCDKYYMYFTYKDEVLMHTCSGKRVCPEGRGVTADMRLVLSSTCDLNVSKFQRTPHKTLKHKASGFCVHPYRGQPMEGVPAVFWKDDCNEQRLILDLYKLRGPG; this is encoded by the exons ATGAACATATGGCTCcctattttggttttgttttggacCGGAAGCACAGGGTACTCATACTCGGCGCACGAAg taTGGCACAGCGAGTCAATGAGAGACAATATCGATGACAATTTCGATATTGTATTTCCTGAAAGAATCAATAAGGGACGCACAAAGAGAGATCTTTCCACAGGATCAAAG AATGGCCATGACGAGGAGGCGACATTTAAGCTGAGAGCTTTCGGTAAAGATGTTGTGGTGGAAGTTCATCTTAACAA GATAGTTTCTTCACCACAGTTTACTCTTcgttattttaaagaaaacggCCAGTTGGTTCATAGAAAG GAGGCACCGCCTAACTGCCAATATCAAGGTCACCTGAAAGGTCATGAGGCGCAGTCAACGGTCATCCTTGATACTTGTCATGGATTAAG tgGCTTGATTGAAGACGAGGAGAGTAGAATGTACATAGAACCTTACCCAGAAAAG ggagaaggAGCGCACAAGATATTCAAGACGAAAGAcggaaagaagaaaatatttctatGTG GAACCAGTTTGAATGGGAATACCACAGCAGATGGACTGAGCAattcattaacaaaatttaGG ATTAAACGGGAAGCTGAAGAGTCAGTGTATAAGAAGTACTTGACAACAACGAAAACTCGCTATACGGAGTTAATGATCATTGTTGACAATGCTGTG tACAAGAAATACAAGCAAGACATTAACGACGTGAAACGAAGAGTTTTTACACTAGTAAATGCTGTCGACACG ATTTATCGAAAGATCAACATTCGAGTTGTTTTATCAGCGCTCGAAATCTGGACAGACGAGGATCACGTCCCTTTTGTTAAGAGAGCCGGCGATGATTTAAGAAACTTCGGGAGTCATCACTCCAGCAGAGAAGCCGGAGTCACCTACGACAGTATACACCTGTTGAG GGGCGTAATGTGGGACGATTATGGTGGAATGGCGTACAGAGGAGAGATTTGTACCAGACGATCGCTGGGCGTTGATGCG TGGAACTACTGGGGTTCCCTCGGTCCTTGGTTAGCATTATCTCATGAACTTGGACACAACTTTAACTTTGACCACGATAACA TTTGGTCTTGTAAGTGCCTTTCACCTCGTGGATGTGTTATGGGTTCCTTCAA GACCCGAGTTCCTGGTTTCTCCGACTGTAACTTGCTTAACATGACAAAGATTGACGACAGTTGTCTTTACAATCTTCCAAAAAAG GCAGAGAACTCTAGATGCGGTAATGGTATTCCAGAGCCTGGAGAGCAATGTGATTGTGGTACACCAGAG GAATGTAGGGTACGAGATCCCTGCTGTCAGCCAAATGACTGCCGCTTGAAGAAATCCTCCCAATGTAGTGACGCGCAAAACAAATGTTGCCGGAAGTGTCAA TTTTCCCCACTTGGAACGCTGTGCCGTAAAAGCATAGGAGTCTGTGATGTGGCAGAAGTTTGTTCCGGAAAGTCTGCTCAG TGTCCTCTAGATGACCATGTCAAAGACGGAAGCTTATGTGCAGGGAGGGGAAAG TCATTTTGTTATCATGGAAAATGTGCAGCATCAGCGGATTTTCAATGCCGAGCTCTTTGGGGAGCAG GTGCTTCAAGTGCTCCCCGCGCTTGTTATGAAAAACTAAATATTGAGGCGCAAGGCTTTGGAACTTGCAGTGGGCAGACAAATCTTCCTTGTGCAAGAGA GCATGCTGTATGTGGTCAGCTGCAGTGCTCTTCGCCAAGAGATCGGCCAGTAGTGGATTATGGGAGTTACTATGAATTAAAAGTTCTGCCCACAGGAGAGAAATGCAG GGCGGCTATTCGTAAGGGAGGAAATGGGAAGGAGTTTGATGGAATGGTCAAAGATGGAACAGTGTGTGGTAACAACAAG ATTTGTGTTAAAAATCAATGCACCCATGTTGGTCGACTGATTTCAACGACGTGTCCAAGAGCAGGTGATGGCAAGGAATGCGCGGGCAAAGGG ACATGCACGAATAAGGGAAAATGTCACTGTCTGGGAAATTTAGATCCGGATACAGCCTGCACAACAG CGAAACAAGTGCGCCATGGCCGCTGGGGCGCATGGTCTAAATGGAGCCCATGTTCAAAAGTTTGTGGAGGAGGAATGAAGACAAGGTATCGCTTCTGTGACAGTCCAGCCCCAGCACATGGAGGAAGAGACTGTGGTagaaaaaggacagaaaaatCTTCCTGTAACACCGACAATTGTCCAG TGGCACATTCTTGTCATCATCTTTTGTCTCTGGGAAAGCAAACTGGCGTCCAGTTCCCAGACGGAGTGTACACAATCAATCCGGACGGAAAGGGGCCGGTGAAGACATACTGCGATATGACACATGACGGTGGCGGCTGGACACTTTTGGTCACAAGCCACACAAACACGTGGACAGCTGATAACATCAAACAGAGAAATCCGAATAGGCCGACATTAAATGgagatttttccattttgtacAAAGCAGACGACatcaaaaacagtttaaatGTTGCCGGGGAATGGTTCGAGTATCGAATTGAAGGCCACGAAAGTG gTCGCTGGGGTGGAATCTGGCGTGCTCCACGTGAGTACACTTTTGTTGCTACGGACAACAAGCAGACGTTTGTCGAGTTGGTGAAGAAATTCGACAATTGGAAATACGACGATTATGGAGTGGAGAAAAGAATGCCTTGGATTTCTGGTCCTAAGTTAACGACTTCTTGGAATGCCACTGGAGACCGTCAATGGGGAACTCTGATCG CcaattctaaaattttctttccggCGCCTTGGTTGGACGGCAAAGATCTTGAACAGCACCCAGTGAACATTTGGTACTGGGTCAGGGAACAGAGCTTTAGTCCTCCGAGGTCATGTGCTGAGATCCAGCTGAGAGGTTCATATAGTAAACCGTTGACAG atgGTTTGTATACTATTAAGCCTGGTCATCGTCAAGTTCAGACCTTTTGTAAATTCAGTGACCATGGTGGGGCCTGGACTCTAGTATTGACAAGCGCAAGCGATAATGGATGGGCAAGAGATAACGTGAAGTCAAGAAATACCCACAATCCTTCGCTGTCCTCTGACTTCTCCCTATTAGGGATGGCAGACAACATTACGAAAATGAAACACTTTCAG TATTTGATGGAGGAAGATGGCGCCAAGACTTGGGAAGGAGTCTGGACAGGAAACGCTGGTTGCTCATTTACCTCTGGTCGATCAGACGGAGCATGCGTGAAATTAGTTCACGAGCAGGGACACTGGGATGCCAGTCAAGTACAGTCCACCAAGCGTCTGCCACGTCTAACAACTTCCGGTTATACATTACTGACGAGTGCTGACGATCAGACAAATCTCAATGGTGCCATTGTGTTGGATGCAACACATGGTGTAAGTCGAGCGAGAACAGGCACGAAAAGACTCTGGGTGCGCGAGGGAACCTG GAGATCCtgcaatgaaattaaaagtgaaaaccGTGGAAACAAGGCAGCGGAGAAGGACGGACTTTACTTTATTCTGAGGAACTCCCATGAGTACTTGCCCGTTTATTGTGATATGACGTCAGAGCAAGGAGCTTACACTCTACTCGTCACCAGTGCTTCGAATGGTTGGAAAAAGAACGAAGTCAAACTCAAGAACCCCACGAGGCCGTTGTTATCGAGGGACTACTCCATACTTGAGTATGCTGATCAGATTAAGGCTTTAAGTGGTGCAAAAAGGTTTAAGTATCGTCTGGAGGCTAACGAGAGAAGACACTGGGGCGGAGTTTGGACGGCTCCAATGAGATACAG CTTTGTTAACGAAAATAACCAGCAGACAGACGTTGCTCTCGTGAAACGTTATAACGTTTGGAGATATAACTGGCAAGACTCACTTGAGAAGCGCATGCCATGGTTAGGAGCAAGATCAGGTTTATTAACAACTTCGACACACTCGGATTATTCTGAATGGGGAACGATCATCTCCGAAAAAACATCGAACAATCCTGCTCCTTGGATATACGGTGCAATGACGAACCCAGGCTTGATCTGGTATTGGATGAACGAGGgtaaaattgacaaaaagcCAACTCCAG TTTATCTTGCAGAAAGTCCGATCAGAGCCTACGGTGGTTTTTGTCTTCAGCCTGAGAGTAAGGATTGCAGTCCGGCGGACAATACCAGACTGGTTTATATAAAGGATACGCCAGAATGTTCAAAGGATTACATGATGTTCACCCTTCACAATGATATTCTTACTCATAAATGTAGTGGAAAGAAAGTTTGTCCTTTAG GAACAGTGACCTGGCAAACATCGCTGGTCTTATCAAGCACGTGCCAATCAGATGCGTCCAAATTCCAAAG GACTGTTTATACAACTCTGAGACATACAGCATCCGGGTTCTGTGTACATCCCTTATCCGGGACACCAATAAGCAGTACGACAGCCATAATGTGGAAAGATGATTGCAGCGAAGACAGACTTCGACTTGACTTCCTCAAGTTACAAG TTTTTCACAGTCCAGTACAAGTACCTGGGGGGTTCTGCCTTCAACCAGAAAGCGCCAGTTGTAATCCAGCGGACAACAGTCCACTTGTCTATCACCAGTCCCCTCGATGCGACAAATATTACATGTACTTCACTTACAAAGATGAAGTCCTTATGCATACTTGCAGTGGGAAGAGAGTCTGTCCCGAGG GAAGAGGAGTTACAGCGGATATGCGTCTGGTTCTCTCCAGTACCTGTGATTTAAATGTGTCGAAATTTCAAAG GACCCCTCACAAAACATTGAAACATAAGGCCTCGGGCTTTTGCGTCCATCCATACAGAGGTCAACCCATGGAGGGAGTCCCTGCTGTTTTTTGGAAAGACGATTGTAACGAACAGAGGCTCATACTGGATCTTTATAAGCTCAGGG gtccTGGATGA